The genomic DNA GCTGCGGTTGAGTGGTTGGCCAAGCGGCGCGTTAAGCGCGCTCTGTAGCAGATGTGTGGGTGGTTGCGCTGAAGGATGACGCTGTAGCAGATGAGCGAGTGGCATGTTCGCACCATGTGGTGGAAATTGATGACGTAGCAGTGGTGGATGCAACGTGGGCATCGGTAAGCGTTTGCGCATTGGTTCCTGTAGGCCGGACGCCAATGGTGACGACATGTGATGTGCGCCAGCAGCTGAGCTAGCGCCTGGCATTTGTGCGAGCGCGGCTAAGGCTGGGTTTATCAGTGAGGTTTTCTCTAAACCACCAGATGCAGTTATAACGACACTGGAAGTATTGGTAGGTAGATTGGCATGTGGTGTTGGCGCAACAGCTGGAGGCGCGCTTGATACCACTGGCGTTTCTTTGGATTTGTTCGTTTGCTTCGTCGGTGTGCGCAACACTTCGTCAGCTGGCGGTAAGTCACGTGCGGCCGCAGCTGCGCTCAATTCCTCCTCTTCTTCCACCATACGTGCTATGGTATCCTCATCCATGTCCTCGGGGAAATCGTCCGGCAAATCGGCATCGTCGAATTCATCCACCTCATCGACATTATCCGAATCGCCGACACTTTCGCCTTTACGCTGCAAATATTCCGCATCCAATGCCTTGGCTTGTCGTATCACTGACAATGGCACTGTCGACAACGAATCACTCAGCTTGGCCGGTGAACGCTTGTCTTTGTCGCCATCCGCTTTGATCGGCGTGAGACGCGGTGTTGCGGCCAACTTTGCACCCTCAGCATTCTTTTCGGCCAACATACGTTTGATTTCCTCTTGACGCTGTATGAATTTCTGGCGCTCTTCGGGCGGTGTATCTGGACGTTTCACACCTGGTTTTATGCCGCCGTCCGAGCTCTCATCGTCGAAGTCTTCCAAGTATGCATAGCGGCGTCCACGTGTGCGTCGTGTGCTGTCTTCACTATCCGAAAAGCTATCCTCATCTTCAGActgtttcttcttcttcttcgatGCTGTCGTCTTGCCTTTACCTTTACCCTTGCCTTTGCCCTTTGTAGAGTTACTGGATTTGAGTGGTTGCGAACGCGGTTGTTTGCCCGAACCCTTGCCCCCAGTAATGTCATCATCATCGTCCTCTTCCTCCTCTTCACTTTCGCTAACATCATCGTCGGAATACTCTACGCGTTTGACTTTCTTAACCGGTTGCTTCTTCAGTTTCGGTGACTTGCGTGCCACGTTTGTGCTATTACCTTTACGTTGCTTCTTACGCTTCGACGGATACCAGGCGCCGTCAGATTCGCTTGTCGTATCATCGCACAAGTCAGCGCTATCAACGTCTTCGAGATTTTCGGAAGCCTCGGAGTCCGTCTCCGACTCAGAGCAATCCCATTCgtcacttttcttttttttcgacTTTGGGCGATCTTCCTCCTCTTCGTCATCATCACTCTCGTCCACAACGAAGCGACGATCTTTGCGCCGCTCACGAATTGCACGTCGCGCGGCCTTccgttgttttttatttttcttgccaCGTCGTCGAAATATCTCCAAGCTCGAATCGCTATCGGTCGAAACGGAAATGGAAGTATCTTCTTCTTCATCATCGTCGAATGAAGAGGTTTTAAAATCTTCGTCGGACGCATTGTCCTCCTCGGAGCTAATATCCAAGGTGGTCAATTTGCGTGACTTCTTTTTGATAGAACTCTTCGGCTTCGCCTTACGTTTCAGCACTTCGTCTGAGTCATCGCCGTCGTCTGACTTCGATTTGCCATCctcatttgtttgtttttccttATCTTTCTCGTTTTCATTTTCTGTATCTTGCTCTTCCGTTTTAATTGCATCTTTCTCATCTTTAACCACGGTTTCGTCCTTCTCCATTTGTCGCTGACGTGCCTTTTCCTCTTTATCAGCCTCCATTATAGTGGAGATGTCTTTACCGCGTCCCAAGTTGCCGGCACCCGCCAACTCATCCATTTCTTTCTTTAACGCCGAGTTGATAAGGTCATCGTATTCGTTTAGCCGATAACTGACATTGATTTGTCGTCGCTTGCGTAGCTTATAAATTGGCTCGTCATCACTGTCGGTTAACGAGGATGATGACGAAGAACCCGAACCGCTACGCGAACCACCGCTATCGCTGCCCGACCTATGTGAGCCACTGCCGGTGCCACTATCCGAGTCATTGCGTTGACGACGTCGGCTAGCGATACCACGTGCGGCTGCGCGTCGACGGCTGCGCCCATCCCCACGTCGTCGCTTGTGACTGTCACGATAGTTTTCGGTGCGTGATTTACGATTGCTGGTGCCTTTCTTCACCAACGGTTTATCATCATCGCTATCATCACTCTGACTAGCACTGCGTTTTTTGTTACGTTCCTCGCTTTTACCGTCATCGGTACTGCCACTTTCGTCTTCATCATCCTCACCCTCCTTACCGTTTTCACCACGTCGTTTACTCTTCTTCTTATGCCTTTTACGCTCTTTTAGTTCCTTCTGCTGCTGTTTCTCATTCTCAAGCCGCACCTGCTCGGCGCGTTCTGCTTCGGCGGCCAGCCGTTTATTCTCCACCTCCTGCAAACGCTTCAGCTCAACAAATTCATCGAAATCATTTAGCTGTTTCTCCAAAGCGGCAATCAGCTGCTCTTGCTGGCAAGGCGGACAATACCAATCGCCTTCGGGTATATAGAATAACACAGGCGATAGACAAGAACAATGATAACCCTTGTCACAGTTATCGCACAATAGTATCCATTCGGGATGATCAGATTTACCACATTTTTGACAAGCTTCCTCATCGCCATCTTCACCCTCCTCGGCGTCCTCTTTGCGCGCCGTACGCGCACGTTTCATAGGTACCACTTGCGTTTCGTCTTCTAAATCGGATTCCGGTGAGAATTCGTGATCTGAACGGAAGAGCGGCGAACCTGGATCGCTATACTGCGGCGGTTCATCTTCTTCCTCCGGTTCTTCTTGCTCCTCCGAACCCGAAGACCAACCATCTTTGCCGGGACACTTCTTTTTCGCCTTTTTCTTCAACTCCACCTCGCTTTCTTCGGACGACGATGGTTCTGACGGCTCTGCTACTGTGGGATCTGTCTGTTTTTCGGccttctttttcttcttcaaTTCCTGCTTCATGGTACGCAATGCTATCTCTTCCAGTTTGCGGCGTTCAGCCTCCTCACGTATTTTCTGCTGTGCGATGCGTCGCGATTGACGCACCGGCGTCTCAGAGTCGATAGTATCTATGATATTAGTGGCATCCACTTCACGTTGCTTGCGAGGTCCACGTCCACGTGCAGCAGCTGGCGTGCTTTCAGTCGTGTTCTTCTCTGCCATTGTTGTTTTGATGGGTGAAGGGGAGGGTGTGGACTTGATTGACGGCGTTTTCTCTATTTTTTCCGGCGTGGTTGTGGTTGAAGTTGCTGTCGTGCTAGCGTTCTTTACACTGGAAGCACTAGTTGTGGCGCCCTTTTTTTCCGGCTTGGACTTCGGCTATgagtaaaagtttttttttaataaaagtataaCATATTTGCAATTAGATTTAAGTTACCTCTTCGTTAACAATACTTGCTGACTCCTTTTTAGCATCCTTCTTTGTAGCCTTTAAAGCTTTCGGCGTTGGCTTAGCTTTAGCTTTCACTTCCTTACAACTTTCCTTGGCTGTGGGTGTGCTACTAGCTGCTTTCTTAGCTGGAGCAGCTGGTTCCTTAGAAGTTGTTGTTACAATAGTTTCGTTAATTGTATTTTCGGCAGCAATACCACTGCTGGAATACCTCGCCTTTCTATCGTTCGCACTAACAGACTCCACCACCACAGCCTTGACCGTCTCTTTGGCCGCCTCACTCTTCTTCTCTTCCTTTATGTTTGTCTTTTTAGGTGTTGCCACGGGAGTTGTTGCCTTCGCGCCACCTCGCGTACGCTTCGGTTGCGGCAATTCGGCATAAATGACCGTCGCAGCACTGCGTCTACTTGAGCGTCGCCCAACAATGGCCACCTCTGCAGCAGGTGATGGGCTCTTTTCTTTCTTCACCACGAGCTCCGTCGGTTTGGTTTCCTGCTCCACCAACGTCTCATATTTCATTTCCTTGTTACTCTCGGACTCATTCGCTCCAGTTACCTTCACTTCCTCACTACTGCGGCGCTTGCGTTGCCGCTCCGGTGTTTTACGATCTGGGGTTTTACGTGGCACACTTGCTCGTTCGGTGAACAATGGTTCGTTTACTTTGCGTTCGGGCGTCTTGCGTTCAGGTGTCTTGCGTTCGAGTGGCTTGCGTTCGGGTGTCTTGCGTTCGAGTGGCTTGCGTTCGAGTGTCTTGCGCTCGGGTGTCTTACGTTCGGGTGTCTTGCGTTCGAGTGTCTTCCGTTCTGGTATCGGCTCTTTATCCTCGCTGCTATGTTGTGTTTCCAACTTTTTCACCGTTTCTGTGACGGCTGCAGTTGCGCCTGCATCGCTGATGGTACGTTTGCGTGGTATGGAGTCCTCGTCGCTCTCCTCCTGTCGTAATTGTGTGAGTAAATTCTTTTTCAACGGTTTGGTTATTGGTGACTTTTTTGGTGGCGAAAATGTGGCAAACGGCGAATTCGCATCGTtagcgtttgttgttgttgctgtaacgGCAATTGTTGTGTTGGCTGTTGTTGAAAGCGCTGTTTCCACTTttactgttgttattgctgttgctttttCGCTAGACTTTTTCAGTTTCTTCTCGATGATTTCGGCAAGCGTCGGCTTTTGTCGGCCCGTTGTAGTGGTTGGTGTTGGTGTTACGTGCACCGCTGTTAGCGGTAATGTTGGTGCTGATGGTGGCATTGGTGGTACCACCGGTTTCGCTGCGCTTACAAATGGtagcactgttgttgttgttgttacagcgAGAAAAGCTGGCGGAAATGCTATCGTTGTTGTTGGACTGGTCAAATTCAGCGCCACACTCTTCTCTTCAACCACTGAAATGTTACTTTCGGCATGCTTTGCTGTTTGCGTTTGATTACACTCACGTTTAGCGGCCGCTTCTTGTGCTACTTTAAGATTTTTCACACAACGTTCAATTTGTCGACGTGGCGTAATGATTTTACGCCTACGTCGCGCATCCTCTTCACCACTCGAAGAGGTTGTCTCCTCAACGCATCCTTTTTGTGCTTCCACCTTCTTGCGGAGATCGGTATGTGTTATTTTCGGACGCATTTTTATGCGCTTACCACCTACATCTGCTGGATCATCGATATCATCTTCTGTGGCGAGCTCATCCGGTAGCTCCGAATGCAGTATATCCACTTCACTCTCTGATGTCGATAAACGGTGTGTGGCAGGTGCTGGCATATCCTCAAGACGTCGTTTGCGATTGATAGTGGTAGTATGTGGGGTGGAGGTGGCGGTGGTGCTGGCACAAGTGTTAGTGATCGGTACGACATTAGTTACCGGCACAACATTAGTAACGTCATTGCCGATTATTTGTGTGGCGGCGGTTGAAATGTTTGGTTTAGCATTTTCCAAAtcagtttttgagttttcgcatttaatatttgttgttggcaAGGTTTTAATTTTGGCTTGCTCGCTTATATCGCTTACCGGTGGAGCGTCTGTTTCAGTAGACGGCTCTTCAGTTTTAATTTGTTCGATTTCAACAGTTACTTTGGGTTCACATATCTTATTTTCTATTACTAACTCGGTATTGGCGTTAACTTTAGTATCTACTGGTTGGGCAATAACATTTACGGTTGTGTTTTTAATTTCGTTATTTTCCGCTGTTGTTGTGGACTTTGGTAGTACGATATCTTTATCTTCGTCATTGCTAGGAATTTCAGCCGTTTTGGCCTCATTAACATTAGTTGTAACGGTATTTTCACTTTGTATAATTTCTACATTTGCTTTAACCTCAACGTCTTTATTTACATCCGGTTTGTCGGTTAAATTATTTTCCTCTAAATCGCTTTTTGCATCCTGCTTCTCAGCAGCTTCAAGGCCGTTTCCAGTTTTCTGATCCTCAGCTTTATTTTCGTTAACACTATTTTCGATATGCTCTTCTTTATTCACTGCCAGTTTTTCTTCTGTCTCTTTATTATTTTCTGCTTTATTATTAATCGCCACATTTTCTTGCGGTTCGTTCACTTTTTCTTCACAATTTTTAGCACATATTTCCTGCTCTTCACTTATATCCTTTTCTACAGGATTTTTACTACACTCGACATCGTCACCGTTAGCCGTCACTTTCCCCCCTAAATCTTTGTTATCGTGTGGTGCCTTGTCCTTAGTACTATTCTCCTCGTCCTCTTTCTTTAAATCTATATTATTTGCTTGTTCACTACtttcttttgcaattttttctacaaCTTTCTCCACTTCTACATGCTCGCTGGCTTTCTCATTCGCCGCATTTTTAACTATTTCACTTGTCTCGTCAACAACCTGAGTATTTACGGCATCATCATCCCCATTATTCCCTTCATctattgcttgttgttgtttcatcGGACTGAGTTTAAGGCAACCAGGTTCACCAAAGAAAAATGTTGCCTTTGGTTCATTTGTTTTTGTGGGTGTCGtcggtgtggttgttgttgttgctgttgctgcagtCTCAACATCATTTTTGCCATTACCAACTAAGCATTCAGCACCAGTTCCTTCACCGTATATGTAAAAGGTGGCTTCTTCCACAACTTCACCCACAATTGTGTCTGTATATGGTTCATCGCAAGCTTCGTCGTCGTCGCcgccaaaaaaaattgtgtttagaaaaaattgcttaTTTGTGTATACGCCTTCGCAGTCTTCGCCAGCACCCTCACCGCGTACTATAAGTGTGGGTTCTTCAATGGCTTCACCAACTTCATTCAACTCTTCATCAGAGTCACCATCTGAGTCTTCTATTTCTTTTTCCTCATTTTCATCTTCTTCGGCCGCTGCGCTATCTATATCCTCTTCTTCAATGGATAACTCTTCTTCATCAACGTCATCCTCTTCATCTTCGTCATCCTCCTCACCCTCTTCCTCTTCTTCGGATTTAGTCTTCTCATATCTACTTGGCTTTTTGGCGCGATTCACATCCAAAAGTGAAGGACGcgcttttttgattatatttaaTTCTTCACTACGTGGTGAGCTTTTCTCGACATCATCCAGACAACGTTTTGTTGCTAGcggtgttgttgtttgtgttgtgaTATTTGGAGACGTTACTGCTAATTTACcattatttgataattttatacGCAAATTTGGTATACGCGCTTCTTCCTCCTGAGAGTCGTCTTGTTCTTCTGGCGGCGGTGGTTTTTCCACTTGAGCTGTACAACTGTTACTACTACTGGTATCTTCATCAACACCAATATCCGTAGAGGGCAACACCACTTCATTGCCGCGCAGTCGGGATATGAGATTAACTAATTCTTCACGTGTCGTAGCGACAACTTGCCAAATTTCCTCGTCTAGATGTTCCTGATATACGCGCAAATTGCCATCAGCATCCTGTGTAAAATAGTAAGTGTGCCCCAGACGATCACGTCCTATAGGTTGCGAACGTAATGAATCAGCACTCATTGTCAGTATTTGTGCACGAAACTTGCCATTGCGTTGAAATTGACTTTCAAGCAACTCCTGCAGAACGttcataaacatataaaatttaccATATGATTATAACTGCagttgaaatttgtattttatgctTACCCTGAAAATTCTTAGTTTTACTTTTAAACTTGACTTTTTATAGCCAAAACGTTCTACCTCCCATGCATCCTGTGCAGAATAGGTGAAACAGAATTTACTCAGCGCTGACTCCCAACTTTTCTCGTGCACGGTTTTGCGCGTTTTACGTAAAAGTTTTATGTGTAGATCACGCAACTGATCGgtgactaaaaaaatataatcatatataaatatctttgaATTAGAACAACATAACAACGCTTACCTTCATCTGTATTTGTAAGCCACTCTTGCAAATGCTTGAAATTTGGTAATGGTATACCCAAATCCTTGGCGAACTTTTGCAGGAATGCACATATTACCGCGAAATCTGGATCGTTGGCACAGGAACGTAGTGTGGTATTAAGCGCTTCCTCCTCACCCTCTTCGTTGCAAccatcttcttcttcttctatttTCATTTCGCCCGCTTCGGCTGATGACGCCGATGTCGACGCCGCAACCGCTGCTGCAGCTATCATCGACGACGCCATCTTTCATGCAATTTGTGTTCTCCACTACCACCACGTTTCGCCGACTACCGATCAACTAAATTTTGCACCTACAAACACACCACGCAGCGTATAGCGATACCTTCCtcaatgtttttgttattatttttaaaactaattttctgCTTTTGCTTATATACCACTCGGTCAGCGTCGAATGGCGCTGCTTTGCTCGACGCCACTGAGCTCGTCTTTGATCTACTCACTCACACGCTCAATCGTTGGTATTTTCGTTGCCTTCCTTAGAAAAATTTCTC from Bactrocera oleae isolate idBacOlea1 chromosome 3, idBacOlea1, whole genome shotgun sequence includes the following:
- the LOC106627161 gene encoding titin homolog produces the protein MASSMIAAAAVAASTSASSAEAGEMKIEEEEDGCNEEGEEEALNTTLRSCANDPDFAVICAFLQKFAKDLGIPLPNFKHLQEWLTNTDEVTDQLRDLHIKLLRKTRKTVHEKSWESALSKFCFTYSAQDAWEVERFGYKKSSLKVKLRIFRELLESQFQRNGKFRAQILTMSADSLRSQPIGRDRLGHTYYFTQDADGNLRVYQEHLDEEIWQVVATTREELVNLISRLRGNEVVLPSTDIGVDEDTSSSNSCTAQVEKPPPPEEQDDSQEEEARIPNLRIKLSNNGKLAVTSPNITTQTTTPLATKRCLDDVEKSSPRSEELNIIKKARPSLLDVNRAKKPSRYEKTKSEEEEEGEEDDEDEEDDVDEEELSIEEEDIDSAAAEEDENEEKEIEDSDGDSDEELNEVGEAIEEPTLIVRGEGAGEDCEGVYTNKQFFLNTIFFGGDDDEACDEPYTDTIVGEVVEEATFYIYGEGTGAECLVGNGKNDVETAATATTTTTPTTPTKTNEPKATFFFGEPGCLKLSPMKQQQAIDEGNNGDDDAVNTQVVDETSEIVKNAANEKASEHVEVEKVVEKIAKESSEQANNIDLKKEDEENSTKDKAPHDNKDLGGKVTANGDDVECSKNPVEKDISEEQEICAKNCEEKVNEPQENVAINNKAENNKETEEKLAVNKEEHIENSVNENKAEDQKTGNGLEAAEKQDAKSDLEENNLTDKPDVNKDVEVKANVEIIQSENTVTTNVNEAKTAEIPSNDEDKDIVLPKSTTTAENNEIKNTTVNVIAQPVDTKVNANTELVIENKICEPKVTVEIEQIKTEEPSTETDAPPVSDISEQAKIKTLPTTNIKCENSKTDLENAKPNISTAATQIIGNDVTNVVPVTNVVPITNTCASTTATSTPHTTTINRKRRLEDMPAPATHRLSTSESEVDILHSELPDELATEDDIDDPADVGGKRIKMRPKITHTDLRKKVEAQKGCVEETTSSSGEEDARRRRKIITPRRQIERCVKNLKVAQEAAAKRECNQTQTAKHAESNISVVEEKSVALNLTSPTTTIAFPPAFLAVTTTTTVLPFVSAAKPVVPPMPPSAPTLPLTAVHVTPTPTTTTGRQKPTLAEIIEKKLKKSSEKATAITTVKVETALSTTANTTIAVTATTTNANDANSPFATFSPPKKSPITKPLKKNLLTQLRQEESDEDSIPRKRTISDAGATAAVTETVKKLETQHSSEDKEPIPERKTLERKTPERKTPERKTLERKPLERKTPERKPLERKTPERKTPERKVNEPLFTERASVPRKTPDRKTPERQRKRRSSEEVKVTGANESESNKEMKYETLVEQETKPTELVVKKEKSPSPAAEVAIVGRRSSRRSAATVIYAELPQPKRTRGGAKATTPVATPKKTNIKEEKKSEAAKETVKAVVVESVSANDRKARYSSSGIAAENTINETIVTTTSKEPAAPAKKAASSTPTAKESCKEVKAKAKPTPKALKATKKDAKKESASIVNEEPKSKPEKKGATTSASSVKNASTTATSTTTTPEKIEKTPSIKSTPSPSPIKTTMAEKNTTESTPAAARGRGPRKQREVDATNIIDTIDSETPVRQSRRIAQQKIREEAERRKLEEIALRTMKQELKKKKKAEKQTDPTVAEPSEPSSSEESEVELKKKAKKKCPGKDGWSSGSEEQEEPEEEDEPPQYSDPGSPLFRSDHEFSPESDLEDETQVVPMKRARTARKEDAEEGEDGDEEACQKCGKSDHPEWILLCDNCDKGYHCSCLSPVLFYIPEGDWYCPPCQQEQLIAALEKQLNDFDEFVELKRLQEVENKRLAAEAERAEQVRLENEKQQQKELKERKRHKKKSKRRGENGKEGEDDEDESGSTDDGKSEERNKKRSASQSDDSDDDKPLVKKGTSNRKSRTENYRDSHKRRRGDGRSRRRAAARGIASRRRQRNDSDSGTGSGSHRSGSDSGGSRSGSGSSSSSSLTDSDDEPIYKLRKRRQINVSYRLNEYDDLINSALKKEMDELAGAGNLGRGKDISTIMEADKEEKARQRQMEKDETVVKDEKDAIKTEEQDTENENEKDKEKQTNEDGKSKSDDGDDSDEVLKRKAKPKSSIKKKSRKLTTLDISSEEDNASDEDFKTSSFDDDEEEDTSISVSTDSDSSLEIFRRRGKKNKKQRKAARRAIRERRKDRRFVVDESDDDEEEEDRPKSKKKKSDEWDCSESETDSEASENLEDVDSADLCDDTTSESDGAWYPSKRKKQRKGNSTNVARKSPKLKKQPVKKVKRVEYSDDDVSESEEEEEDDDDDITGGKGSGKQPRSQPLKSSNSTKGKGKGKGKGKTTASKKKKKQSEDEDSFSDSEDSTRRTRGRRYAYLEDFDDESSDGGIKPGVKRPDTPPEERQKFIQRQEEIKRMLAEKNAEGAKLAATPRLTPIKADGDKDKRSPAKLSDSLSTVPLSVIRQAKALDAEYLQRKGESVGDSDNVDEVDEFDDADLPDDFPEDMDEDTIARMVEEEEELSAAAAARDLPPADEVLRTPTKQTNKSKETPVVSSAPPAVAPTPHANLPTNTSSVVITASGGLEKTSLINPALAALAQMPGASSAAGAHHMSSPLASGLQEPMRKRLPMPTLHPPLLRHQFPPHGANMPLAHLLQRHPSAQPPTHLLQSALNAPLGQPLNRSSFPPQHLPRLPAGMTVEQMLAAQHLMTAAAARHNLPPTTQPLPGAPAARDVLATSGSAGSGPPAASASASSAPPAPTAGVNKAETEPKPRGRRKKITPLRDTLQKQQTAAAVTAATTQSDKTTEPTASNGAGGSGSVIKSALSASANALPPQLYKQQEGPSVSSAATVSQASVITRMPQLPVAAAHASVVRAMSNLYPGADVARFFAPPTSLAAVTGNRPPPSMPRHRDGPGMPGLPPHGMRQSYGPPPPLRGSASSLTNHGPPLQGGVGERPTYPAPGDHHVPGGMGASMYGGPPPPARHSTSHLNPYRPPIYGNPSFVPRGPHVPNLRVPVSGAPEFASGPRTYSPYGYYPPPPPLTTPHGPPMQRPPTSTPSSRGGGCPPPTTAVTISVPPVPPTIVSAAISAAAITTTPIATTKASIPASAIITTIAKPSSVIVAAPPSSASANLNKSNIVQKLSSIPTPTIIQTPTPTSIQTTTPQTTTPAAIPTRAIVTEAAVSAPVATIVNRKGPIVTATVAAASVVNEPQAPPRKKLTTLETYAVAHTKSPLVIAGESSGSRSSPGGIQTEVADDSSSAQGTTTTAVAADSGEGQASEFSGLVSYFSSQHDDYNT